One Acidobacteriota bacterium DNA window includes the following coding sequences:
- a CDS encoding serine/threonine-protein kinase: MTPERWEHIQGIYHKTRELEENERALFLERVCAGDASLRDEVLSLIAAGKEMGDSFLEAKTLNAPAREAAAVHDQSSLLPSANSFIGLQLGNYQILSPLGAGGMGEVFLAHDARLDRKVAIKILPAEFTRDTGRLERFEREARAASALNHPNILTIYEIGSAKLEFGEIHFIATEFIEGHTLRKMMASPLGISETLDIAIQATSALSVAHQAGIIHRDIKPENLMMRPDRVVKVLDFGLAKLNASQPDSLDSEAATLQIGAKTAPGMILGTLRYMSPEQARGLPVDARSDVFSLGVLMYEMIAGHAPFSGETTSDVIVSILTTEPPPLLSIRPETPPELQRIIGKTLRKNKDERYQTCKDLLVDLKDLKSEREFSAKLERTTGSVKANHTGETQPQTPAAAISPHQISLRQILMSLPVAVLLIAAGWWFFAGNHETVSPASLKSVEITSWASSPGELYSVGTFSPDGQTIAFVSTRSGSKNIWVKRTASGEAIQVTKDEFANENPIWSPNGDEIAYFSIRGGHPGIWRTPVFGGTPALLSTLQDGDVRLRRWSKDGAKIYYELKRNLFAMDVKSGQTTQITNLDPANLNSDSLNISPDEQRVAYISTTQDGRSNVWVAPISAGSPRQIASDMGYDRNIAWHPDSKRIFYSANVEGVYQIFLANVDGQKSVPVTNGDVNSFVLDVSPDGARILYGSTQEESDVWKVDVADGTETALTSDLGSELWPEVSPDGKTIAYQAVRNLSQGDKIYNCSILLRQNSADEPMRLADDGALPTWSPNGTQIAFMRLIGDVQSLWLTRAAGDQGKQLVAGGLTPVENTLLPYLRVQTSSFSWSPDGKKIAYISDKNDLQNLWTIAADGSGETQITRNTDPGLSFNCPLWSADGSQIAYSSKPDISSPKEKIIHSIWLTDEGNKTSKTVIESESFLRLIGWSQEDKGLILATLKGRYSSTRPTEVELVRVTIATGEQRPIATLQAAYLYNVHLSADRKTIAFTSRQDGKDNIWLIPSSGGGAKKLTANNDARLYFSSLSWSPDGRAIYFGKQSRHSLLSMIPNFK, encoded by the coding sequence ATGACTCCCGAACGCTGGGAACACATTCAAGGCATTTATCACAAGACAAGAGAGCTTGAAGAAAACGAACGCGCGTTGTTTTTGGAGCGAGTCTGCGCAGGCGATGCGTCCTTGCGTGACGAAGTGTTGTCGCTGATTGCGGCCGGAAAAGAAATGGGAGACAGCTTTCTGGAAGCCAAAACCCTGAATGCCCCAGCCCGGGAAGCGGCTGCTGTGCACGACCAGTCATCACTTTTGCCCTCTGCCAATTCATTTATCGGTTTGCAACTTGGCAATTACCAGATTCTTTCGCCATTAGGCGCGGGCGGCATGGGCGAGGTTTTCCTGGCGCACGATGCGCGGTTGGATCGCAAGGTGGCAATCAAGATCTTACCCGCCGAATTCACGCGTGACACCGGTCGGCTGGAACGCTTTGAACGAGAAGCTCGCGCCGCATCAGCACTGAATCATCCGAACATCCTGACGATTTACGAAATTGGCTCCGCCAAGCTGGAATTCGGCGAAATCCATTTCATCGCCACCGAATTCATCGAAGGCCACACGCTGCGCAAAATGATGGCCTCTCCACTGGGCATCAGTGAAACGCTGGACATTGCAATCCAGGCGACCAGTGCCCTGTCCGTTGCGCATCAAGCGGGAATCATTCATCGCGACATCAAGCCGGAAAATTTGATGATGCGACCTGACAGAGTCGTGAAAGTGCTGGATTTCGGGTTGGCGAAACTGAATGCTTCGCAACCGGATTCGCTGGATTCCGAAGCCGCCACGCTGCAGATCGGAGCCAAAACCGCGCCGGGCATGATTTTGGGAACGTTGCGATATATGTCGCCCGAACAGGCGCGCGGGCTGCCAGTGGATGCGCGTTCGGATGTCTTCAGTTTGGGCGTGTTGATGTATGAAATGATCGCGGGACATGCTCCCTTTAGCGGGGAAACAACCAGCGATGTTATTGTCTCCATTCTGACCACAGAACCACCGCCGCTTCTTTCCATCAGGCCGGAAACTCCACCAGAACTGCAACGCATCATCGGCAAAACACTTCGCAAAAACAAAGATGAACGGTATCAAACCTGCAAAGATTTGTTGGTTGATCTGAAAGACCTCAAAAGTGAGAGAGAATTTTCAGCCAAGCTGGAACGTACCACCGGTTCAGTCAAAGCAAATCATACGGGGGAAACCCAACCTCAGACTCCGGCGGCGGCGATATCGCCGCATCAAATTTCGCTGCGCCAAATCTTGATGAGTTTGCCCGTGGCGGTCCTGTTGATTGCGGCGGGCTGGTGGTTTTTCGCCGGAAATCATGAAACGGTCTCGCCCGCGTCGTTGAAGTCAGTCGAAATCACAAGCTGGGCAAGTTCACCCGGCGAACTTTACAGCGTTGGAACGTTTTCGCCCGATGGGCAAACCATCGCATTCGTTTCAACACGCAGCGGCAGCAAAAACATCTGGGTAAAGCGGACAGCATCGGGGGAAGCCATTCAAGTTACCAAGGATGAATTTGCCAACGAAAACCCTATCTGGTCACCCAATGGCGACGAAATTGCGTACTTCTCAATCCGAGGAGGCCACCCCGGCATCTGGCGCACACCGGTTTTCGGCGGCACGCCGGCACTTCTCAGCACGCTTCAAGACGGCGATGTCAGATTGCGGCGTTGGTCAAAAGATGGAGCGAAGATTTATTACGAACTGAAACGCAACCTTTTCGCGATGGATGTAAAATCCGGTCAAACAACTCAGATCACAAACCTTGACCCGGCCAATCTTAATTCTGACAGTTTGAACATTTCGCCGGACGAACAACGTGTCGCCTACATCAGCACAACCCAGGATGGGCGCAGCAATGTGTGGGTTGCGCCCATCTCGGCCGGTTCACCGCGGCAAATCGCCAGTGACATGGGTTATGACCGAAATATCGCCTGGCATCCGGATTCAAAACGGATTTTTTACAGCGCGAACGTGGAAGGCGTGTATCAAATTTTTTTGGCCAATGTTGACGGGCAAAAATCCGTGCCGGTCACAAACGGCGATGTAAACAGTTTTGTGTTGGACGTTTCGCCGGATGGCGCTCGCATTCTTTACGGTTCAACCCAAGAAGAATCTGATGTGTGGAAAGTTGACGTCGCTGATGGCACTGAAACCGCGCTGACATCCGATCTGGGGTCGGAACTTTGGCCGGAGGTTTCGCCCGATGGGAAAACGATTGCTTATCAAGCGGTTCGAAACCTGAGTCAGGGTGACAAAATCTACAATTGCTCGATCCTGCTTCGCCAAAACAGCGCGGATGAACCGATGCGGCTTGCTGATGACGGCGCTCTTCCCACGTGGTCACCCAACGGGACTCAAATTGCGTTTATGCGTCTGATTGGCGATGTCCAAAGCCTTTGGCTAACACGCGCGGCTGGTGATCAGGGGAAACAGTTGGTGGCGGGCGGACTGACGCCCGTCGAAAACACATTGCTGCCATATTTGCGCGTACAAACCAGCAGTTTCAGTTGGTCGCCTGATGGGAAAAAGATTGCTTACATCTCCGACAAAAACGATCTGCAAAACCTATGGACTATTGCCGCCGACGGTTCCGGGGAAACCCAAATCACCCGCAACACCGATCCCGGTCTATCCTTCAATTGCCCGCTCTGGTCTGCGGATGGAAGTCAAATCGCGTATTCATCAAAACCGGACATTTCATCGCCAAAAGAAAAAATAATTCATTCCATCTGGTTAACCGATGAGGGAAACAAGACGTCAAAAACGGTTATTGAATCGGAGTCTTTTTTGCGATTGATCGGGTGGTCCCAAGAAGACAAAGGATTGATCCTGGCCACCTTGAAAGGCAGATACAGCAGCACCCGGCCGACAGAAGTGGAACTGGTTCGGGTTACCATTGCCACAGGCGAACAGCGGCCAATCGCAACGCTTCAGGCCGCTTACCTTTACAATGTTCATCTGTCCGCCGACCGGAAAACCATCGCGTTCACATCCCGTCAGGATGGGAAAGATAATATCTGGCTGATTCCGTCCAGTGGCGGCGGAGCGAAAAAGTTGACGGCAAACAATGATGCCAGACTTTATTTTTCCAGTCTTTCGTGGTCGCCCGATGGCCGGGCGATTTATTTCGGCAAGCAATCCAGGCATAGCTTGCTTTCGATGATCCCCAACTTCAAATAA
- a CDS encoding BON domain-containing protein — protein sequence MLTHSIAQKIILLVLLTSLLLVGAFAQGNKKPAKPAPPAKVDCSTVTDADIVKSIQDKIKADPAFQEQLKQINVSSDGRVVTLEGRVKGNAAKNTIGKYAKSVKCVKRVQNNLSTKLKVGCSAGQKLCGDICISAKSGCNIM from the coding sequence ATGCTCACTCATTCCATTGCCCAAAAAATAATTCTGTTAGTTCTGCTTACTTCGCTGCTGCTGGTTGGCGCATTTGCGCAAGGCAATAAAAAACCTGCCAAGCCCGCTCCGCCTGCAAAGGTTGACTGTTCGACGGTGACAGACGCCGACATCGTTAAATCCATTCAGGACAAGATCAAAGCTGATCCGGCGTTCCAGGAACAATTGAAGCAAATCAACGTCAGCAGCGATGGCCGCGTAGTCACCCTGGAGGGGCGAGTCAAGGGGAATGCCGCGAAAAACACCATCGGGAAATACGCCAAGTCTGTGAAGTGCGTAAAACGCGTGCAAAACAATCTCAGTACAAAACTCAAAGTCGGTTGTAGCGCAGGACAAAAATTGTGCGGCGACATCTGCATTAGCGCCAAATCCGGATGCAACATCATGTAA